Proteins encoded in a region of the Phaenicophaeus curvirostris isolate KB17595 chromosome 1, BPBGC_Pcur_1.0, whole genome shotgun sequence genome:
- the UPK3A gene encoding uroplakin-3a yields the protein MCSRWIVLAFCCMGQLCADQSLKPQLAAPQLATNNPTLTTVSLEKPFCVFDSSLHPNKSYVIYLYAMKELASVISSLVTDNSNKPLGSTFQQTSGGELGPYKAAMFNVPSCASPPNLADVGDVNKVSNVLKQYLFRVGDDGTCLYDPNFLDVCNPPLAPDTAYRFKYVLVDSTEGIMKDQSLWSDPIKTRKIKLPLKIDTWPGRRSGGMIVITSILSVLIFLLLVGLLAAVSFAVSSAVIKSEDSSAETRHMSQTSQQSELRPRLSSE from the exons TGTGCAG ATCAAAGCCTGAAACCTCAGCTTGCAGCTCCTCAGCTTGCTACAAACAATCCCACTCTTACTACAGTTTCTCTAGAAAAACCTTTTTGTGTGTTTGACAGCTCACTACATCCAAATAAATCTTACGTCATCTACTTGTATGCAATGAAGGAATTGG CAAGTGTGATAAGCTCCCTGGTGACTGACAACAGCAACAAACCTCTTGGCAGCACATTCCAACAAACAAGCGGAGGAGAGCTTGGACCTTACAAAGCTGCCATGTTCAATGTACCCAGCTGTGCATCACCTCCCAACCTTGCTGATGTAGGAGATGTCAACAAAGTTTCTAATGTCCTGAAACAATACCTCTTCAGAGTCGGGGATGATGGGACCTGTTTGTATGACCCAAACTTCCTAGATGTCTGTAATCCACCTCTTGCACCAGACACAGCATACAG GTTTAAATATGTGTTGGTAGATAGCACTGAAGGTATCATGAAAGACCAAAGTCTCTGGTCTGATCcaatcaaaaccagaaaaa TTAAACTTCCCTTGAAAATTGATACCTGGCCTGGTCGAAGGAGCGGAGGCATGATTGTCATTACATCAATCCTAAGtgttcttattttccttctgcttgttgGCCTTCTTGCTGCTGTGTCCTTTGCTGTGTCCTCTGCTGTCAT AAAATCAGAAGATTCTTCTGCAGAGACAAGGCACATGTCTCAGACTAGTCAACAAAGTGAACTGAGACCACGGTTAagctctgagtga